The window AGCGGCGGCGAGGTTCGGCAGGATGCCGGTGATGACGAGGCTGCCCGTGCCGATGGCGAAGGCGCCGCCGGCCAGCAAAAGAAGACGGATGTCCATGGCAGAGCGCTCCGTGGGGACTTGCCGACTATTTCAATGATCGTTGAATCATGGGCGCCGGCTGGCCATGAGTCAATCCTAAATTCAAGGATCATTGAAACTTGTCAGGAGCGGCCGATGCAATTAAGCCGGAGGTGATGAAGCAGCTTTTCCATCCCGAGATCGAGGACGTCCTCCCGGCTGACGTTTTCGCGGCGCTGGGCGATCCGATCAGGCTCGGCATCCTGGTTTCGCTCGCCGATTGCGACGAGATCGACAAGGCGCGCTGCGGCGCCTTCACCGAGCTCGCCTCGCCCTCGCTGCTCTCCTACCATTTCGCCAAATTGCGCGAGGCGGGGATGACCCGCTCGCGGGCGGAGGGGACGGTGCGCTTCCTCAGCATCCGCCGCGAGGAGTTCAACCGGCGCTTCCCCGGCCTGCTCGACAGCGTGATCGAGACGGCGCGGCGCGACCCGTCGGTACCGCGGATCAAGCTCGACGTCTGATCAGCCGCAGCAGGGGCATCCCGGCCCGAACACCGCCCGGCTGCCGAGCGCGGCCAGCCTTCCGCGCCAGCCGGGAACGTGCTCCCTGATGCGCGCCATCGTCCGCTCGCGGTCGAGACGGGTCGGGCGGCCATCCTCGACCACGATCGCCCCGTCGACGATGCTCGTCACCACGTCGCTCGCCCGGGCGTAATAGACCAGCGCGGCGTAGTCGCCGTAAAAGGGCTGGAGGTGCGGGCGGTCGATGTCGACCATGATCAGGTCGGCCTTTTTCCCAGTCTCCAGCGAGCCGATCTCGCCCTCAAGGCCCATGACCCGGGCAGCGCCGATCGTGTGCAGCTCCAGCGCCTGCGCGCAGGAGAGGGCGGTTGGGCTTCCCAGGCGCAGCCGCATGGCATTGAGGGCGTTGCGCATGCCCTCGAACGGGTCGTTCAGCATCCAGTCGGTGGCGAAGCCGGTCGGGATACCGCGTGCCATGATGTCTTCGAGCGGCGGATAGCGGCCGCGGCGCGGATAGATCGTCGGGCAATGCGCATAGGCCGCGCCGCTCTGCTGGACGGCGTCGAGATCGCCCGCGCCCGCGAAGACGAGATGGGCCAGCACGACATCCGGGCCGAGCATGCCGACGTCGCGCAGGAACTCGACCGGGCCGCAGCCATGGGCCGCCATGATCTGCTCGACTTCGGAGACGCTCTGGGCGGCGTGGATATGCATGCCGATGCCGAGCCGGTTGGCTTCGGCACGAGCAGCCTTCAGCAGGTCGGCCGAGCAGGTGTCGGTGGCGTGCGTGCCGATGCGTGCGGTGATGCGGCCATTGGCGGCGCCGTGCCAGCGCTCGGCGAAGGCGACGCCGTCGCGCAGGCGTTCCTCGCCGATATCAGAATGGTGCGTGTAGTCGCCGCGCCAGAGTTCGTGCAGGCGGACATCGAAGACCTTGTGGGCGATCTGGGCGCGCAGCCCGCAGGCCTCAACCGTCCCGGCGAGCCGGTGCGGCGCGTACCAGATGTCGTTGATGGTGGTGATGCCGGACTGGAGCACGTCGGCGCAACCGGCTTCCGCCAGCAGCGCCCACTCGTCCTCCGAGATGTCCTTTTCCATCCTGAAGGCGACTTCGAGCAGCGCCGCCTTGGCGGCGTGGTCGTCAGTCTGGCTGCGGAAGACCAGTGATGCTGCATGCGAATGGCAGTTAACGAAGCCGGGGAGGACCGCCCGTCCGGAGCCGCCAATCGTGCGGGCCGGCGCCCAATGTCCCTCCGGCCGGCGCGGGCCGGCATGGAGGATGCGCCCGCCGGCGATCGCGACCTCGCCATCCGGGATCACCGGCATGCCAGGGCTGACCGGATAGAGGAATTCGGCGCGCACCAGGAGGTCGATCTCGATCATGGTGCGGGCTCCTCCATCGGCATGAGAAAGCGAGCTTAGGGCGCGCGCTGTGGAAGGCCAGCGGCGCGCCTGCACGGCAGCCTTGCGTCGGCAATCCGCTCTCGCTATGAAATGTTACAACGTAACAAAATATGAGATCCGAGATGGATGGCCGCCTTCCCGTCACCGTGCTTTCCGGCTTTCTCGGCGCTGGCAAGACGACGCTGCTCAACCACGTCCTCAACAACCGCGAGGGCCGCAAGGTCGCGGTCATCGTCAACGACATGAGCGAGGTCAACATCGACGCTGATCTCGTGCGTTCCGGCGGCGGCGATCTCTCGCGCACCGACGAGAAGCTAGTCGAGATGAGCAATGGCTGCATCTGCTGCACCTTGCGCGACGATCTCCTCGCCGAGGTCGGCCGGCTCGCCCGCGACGGGC is drawn from Bosea sp. Tri-49 and contains these coding sequences:
- a CDS encoding ArsR/SmtB family transcription factor produces the protein MKQLFHPEIEDVLPADVFAALGDPIRLGILVSLADCDEIDKARCGAFTELASPSLLSYHFAKLREAGMTRSRAEGTVRFLSIRREEFNRRFPGLLDSVIETARRDPSVPRIKLDV
- a CDS encoding amidohydrolase family protein; its protein translation is MIEIDLLVRAEFLYPVSPGMPVIPDGEVAIAGGRILHAGPRRPEGHWAPARTIGGSGRAVLPGFVNCHSHAASLVFRSQTDDHAAKAALLEVAFRMEKDISEDEWALLAEAGCADVLQSGITTINDIWYAPHRLAGTVEACGLRAQIAHKVFDVRLHELWRGDYTHHSDIGEERLRDGVAFAERWHGAANGRITARIGTHATDTCSADLLKAARAEANRLGIGMHIHAAQSVSEVEQIMAAHGCGPVEFLRDVGMLGPDVVLAHLVFAGAGDLDAVQQSGAAYAHCPTIYPRRGRYPPLEDIMARGIPTGFATDWMLNDPFEGMRNALNAMRLRLGSPTALSCAQALELHTIGAARVMGLEGEIGSLETGKKADLIMVDIDRPHLQPFYGDYAALVYYARASDVVTSIVDGAIVVEDGRPTRLDRERTMARIREHVPGWRGRLAALGSRAVFGPGCPCCG